In one Deltaproteobacteria bacterium genomic region, the following are encoded:
- a CDS encoding CPBP family intramembrane metalloprotease, whose protein sequence is MAWRLVGLILLTLLLVKPLGGIAYVGAIAFTIAAGLQLYLPIWRMDSLKRDYDFLGLHREQLGADFKLTAKLCAITFIPYALGYHLFVTEGHDWVQSFGFSEIASYIPNRTWSPKLPSTMAEWLSSTGWLLSLSATHFLGVALPEETFYRGYLQPRLEQLWPPQTAVFGVLLGKAAVITALLFALGHFLGEWNPMRLGPFFPALLFAWLRNATGSIYGAISYHALCNIFGALLFTLYRTI, encoded by the coding sequence ATGGCTTGGCGCCTCGTTGGTTTGATTTTACTCACTCTTCTCCTGGTTAAACCCCTGGGTGGCATCGCCTATGTTGGTGCCATAGCGTTTACCATCGCCGCTGGGCTCCAGCTTTATTTGCCGATCTGGCGCATGGACAGCCTAAAACGAGACTACGATTTTCTTGGCTTGCATCGTGAACAATTAGGCGCAGACTTTAAACTTACTGCAAAATTATGTGCCATCACTTTCATACCCTATGCGCTTGGCTACCACCTCTTCGTTACCGAGGGCCACGACTGGGTTCAAAGCTTTGGGTTCTCTGAAATCGCCAGCTACATCCCCAATCGCACTTGGTCCCCAAAACTTCCAAGTACCATGGCCGAGTGGCTTAGCAGTACGGGATGGCTATTGAGCCTGAGTGCTACGCACTTCTTAGGCGTGGCGCTGCCTGAAGAAACATTTTACCGCGGCTACCTTCAGCCCCGACTCGAGCAACTTTGGCCACCCCAAACAGCTGTTTTTGGCGTACTTTTAGGAAAAGCAGCTGTGATCACTGCACTGCTTTTCGCTTTGGGCCACTTCCTTGGGGAGTGGAACCCCATGCGACTTGGCCCCTTTTTCCCCGCACTTCTCTTTGCTTGGCTCCGCAATGCGACCGGCTCAATCTACGGCGCCATCAGCTATCACGCTCTGTGTAATATCTTTGGCGCGCTTCTTTTTACGCTTTATCGGACCATCTAA
- a CDS encoding DNA primase, with product MGDGKAPYKADDGSIDEIKRRIDLSEYIGRYVALKKQGRDMTGLCPFHGEKTPSFSVSPKGFYYCFGCHAKGDLYAFAMAYHGWGFGEAKRNLGAEAGVEVAKISPVQ from the coding sequence ATGGGTGATGGCAAAGCCCCGTACAAAGCCGATGATGGAAGCATTGATGAAATCAAACGGCGCATCGACCTTTCGGAATATATTGGTCGTTATGTTGCGCTGAAAAAGCAGGGCCGCGACATGACGGGACTCTGCCCTTTTCATGGTGAAAAAACGCCTTCGTTTAGCGTGTCGCCCAAAGGGTTTTATTATTGTTTTGGTTGTCACGCCAAAGGTGACCTTTACGCTTTTGCCATGGCTTACCATGGTTGGGGATTTGGTGAGGCCAAGCGAAATCTTGGCGCCGAGGCTGGTGTGGAAGTTGCTAAAATTTCGCCGGTTCAG
- the recA gene encoding recombinase RecA — protein sequence MGKAKDKIQLLQATLASIEKQFGKGAIMHMGDTLPQQEIETISSGSLGVDLALGTGGFPKGRITEIFGPEASGKTTLALQAIAQCQEKGGVCAFIDAEHALDLNYAQKLGVVPDKLLLSQPDCGEQALEICEMLVRSGTIDLIVLDSVAALVPRAEIEGLMGDSHMGLQARLMSQAMRKLTGIANRTGSSLIFINQLRHKIGVTFGNPEVTTGGNALKFYASVRVEVRRIGPIKKGEEVIGNRTRIKIVKNKLAPPFRQLEVEIHYGKGIWKTGDLVEQGLKYEVLSRNGSWLSWGEERLGQGRERVAEKLETEPDKLVSLTEAIETAARSERKAA from the coding sequence ATGGGAAAAGCAAAAGATAAGATCCAATTACTACAAGCCACCTTAGCCAGTATCGAAAAACAATTCGGTAAAGGCGCGATCATGCACATGGGTGACACACTTCCTCAGCAAGAAATTGAAACCATTTCATCCGGCAGTCTTGGCGTAGATCTCGCTTTGGGGACCGGAGGCTTTCCGAAAGGAAGGATCACTGAGATTTTTGGACCGGAAGCCAGTGGTAAAACCACCCTCGCGTTACAAGCCATTGCCCAATGCCAAGAGAAAGGTGGTGTTTGCGCATTTATCGACGCAGAGCACGCTCTGGATCTAAACTACGCGCAAAAACTTGGGGTCGTTCCCGACAAACTTCTACTTTCTCAGCCAGATTGCGGGGAACAAGCGCTTGAAATTTGTGAAATGTTGGTCCGCTCAGGAACCATTGATTTAATTGTTCTAGACTCCGTCGCCGCCCTGGTACCGAGAGCAGAGATTGAAGGTTTGATGGGCGACTCTCATATGGGCCTTCAAGCACGGCTCATGAGCCAAGCCATGCGTAAACTTACAGGTATTGCCAACCGTACCGGGTCATCTCTTATATTTATCAACCAATTGCGACACAAAATTGGGGTGACGTTCGGCAACCCTGAAGTTACCACCGGTGGTAACGCGCTTAAGTTTTATGCATCCGTGCGAGTGGAAGTCAGACGTATTGGACCCATTAAAAAAGGTGAAGAGGTCATTGGAAACCGCACCCGAATCAAAATCGTAAAAAACAAGCTGGCGCCACCCTTTCGTCAATTAGAAGTTGAAATTCACTACGGTAAAGGAATTTGGAAGACAGGAGACCTAGTTGAACAGGGGCTCAAATACGAAGTGCTCTCGCGAAACGGTTCGTGGTTATCTTGGGGCGAAGAGCGCCTTGGTCAAGGTAGAGAGCGAGTGGCTGAAAAGCTTGAGACAGAGCCCGACAAGCTGGTTTCGCTGACCGAGGCCATTGAAACGGCCGCCAGGTCCGAAAGAAAGGCTGCGTGA